ATCAGCGAACTGTTAAAGGAGGAAGAATAGAGAAAAGCGTATATAATGGTCAGCCGACTGATCCTTATGCAGGGTGGTTCCAAAAAGCTGGTGCTTGTGACCACGGATTGGGCACCCTTTTCCGACAAGGTAGCTAAAATATGCGAAGAAGAGGCTGCTAAGGCTGGGGTTCAGTTCGAAGTAAGGAAAGATGATTGGGTCTACTTGACCAGGTATGGGGAAGTGGATGAACTGGGGGGTGCGGATGTGCCTCAAGTATTCATCGAAAGTGAGGGGCAAATTGTGCATGTACTCACACGAGTGCCTCTCGATGAAAATGGAAAACCAGACTTTGAGGGGGCGCGGCGCAGAATAGCTGACGCGTTGAGCAGTAGCCTGGCTTAGAGCAATTGTGTTCCTGTTATGATTTCATCGAATGACGTTCCTAAAGCCTCTAGAACTTGCTCCAAAGCCGTCCTCAGGTGCTCTATGTATTTGTCTGGATCGATCTCGTCTATTCTTGCCAGCTGAACTGCTTTGACCCCTTCACTCCCCCTAACCTTGACGAAGAAAATGATGTCTCCCACTTCTACCTTCATACCTACCCTTTGCAACTGCCTGGCCGCTTTAACGTGTTGAGGAGTGGTTTTCACGTAGCTTGCCAGCGGCTTCGTTAAAGCTACTTTGAATACAAGGTCGTTAAGAGCTACTTCCTTCCTTTTCAGCTTCATGTAATACTCGTATGTGAATTTCTTTAACTCTTCAATAGCGTTATCCAGTTGTTGAAGATCGTTAGCTGTACCCAGAAGATCTATGACCTGCATCACGAAACTCTTGATCAGTTCTGGAGTGTTTCGTTTCTTACCGACAATCCCTTTGGCGTCAACTAGCCCATTGTCGAGAATCCCTACGTAGTTTTTCTTGCGGCCGCTGAACGCGACCCACACATACCTTTTGTCGACGTCCAGGTCAACCTGCAGTTCTCTCACCCAGTTGATTAACTCTTCTAGCTTACTCGACTGGGGGTTCCAGAGGAAGAGGGAGTCTGTGTCACCATATAGGACTGGTAAACCCAGTTCCAGTGCTTTCCTCAAAGTTTGAACCATCAGGTAACGCCCCAGCGCTGTCGTTGCTTCTGCTACCGGTGGACAGTACAAGGGGAAGGTTTCGGCCCCGAAGACACCGTAGCTCGCGTTGATGAAGACCTTAAGCGCGCTTTGTACGACGTCGTAATGCCTCTTCCTCACGGGATCTTCTTCCGTTTTGGCGAGTCTCTTATAGATGTGAACTCTGAAATCCCTGAGGAAGCCAACGATCTCCGACATTATGCCCTTTCGCTTCGTGCACACCCAGTGGCTCAACCCGGGTATCGTGTTGCTCTTACAGTCTTCGTGTGGACACCTTACCGTTTCGTAAGAAAGATTCCACCTTTTGATTACTGACGGATATAGCGATGCGAAGTCGACGACCGTCACGTTGAAGAAAATACCCTTTGGTGGGTCGATTACGACCGCTCCAAGATACTTTTTCCCCTTTATGACGGCGCGAGTGTCTGTGTAACCCTTGTACTTGCGGATATCCTCCTCGTTGGGTATCAGGTACCCCCGCCTTCTATGTTCATAGTGGAGGAGGCTGCGAATCCATGTAGATATGTTGTGCCTTGTTAGATCCTCCACGCCGAGCTTAGAGATTCTTATCATGAGCACCATGAGCTTTAGTACCAAGTCGTCGTTGAAGGACGTCAAAGCGTAAGTTAACTCAGCGTCCCTTAAGCTGTATTTCGCTAGCTCCGTGTAGCTTAACGAGGGGATCGGCTTATCCGGTTTGACCTTTCCCACCCCTAGAAGTGCCTCGGAAATTTCGTCCAAGGAACGTCCTTCTCTGTACTTCCCCCCGAAAGCGTAGGTCTTCATCGACTTATTAGTGAAGAACTTGTAGAGATCTATGTGAAGCGAGCCTTTTAGCCTCGCGCGATCAGCACCACGCTCCCACTTTACTGGGATTTCCTCCTCGCTAAAGCCGAGCTTGAGGGCTCGGACCCTAAGGTAAGGCAGGTCGAATGCGTCGCCATTGAACGTGAGTACTACGGGGTATTTTCTCAGGATTTCAAATGTTCTCCGCAATAACTCGCGCTCACTGTTGAAGTACTCGACGTTCTCAAGCGGAATGGGGTCGCCCAGGTCCGGGCGCACCAATAGCAGAGTGCGCTTATACCCGTCCGATGCACAGAGAGAAACCGCTATCACTGGGTAGGGAGCCTCGTTGGGCCTAGGGACTCTGTTGGGCTCCGGCGAATAGACCTCTATGTCGAGCGAGACACGCTTGATGTGTGGAACAGGCGCCTGGAAGAGCTTCGCCCACTCTAAAGCTCTACGAAGTTGCTCTTCATCATTACCGTAGAGTTTCCTCAATTCGGCGACAATGCTTTCAGGGATTTCTACTTCAACAGCCTTCACCCCTTCGCCGGACAGCACGTAGGGCATCCCAGGAATTAGCCCCATATCGTATGCGTAGCAGTGGTGATACCTGATTCTAGCCTCCCAAGCGTGATCCTTAAGCAACTCCCTCAGCGCTCCGCGAGTTCCACCAATAGACAGCGGGTCTCTTGCTACAACTTTAGTCATTAATACGGTTCTATCCTGGAGGGGATCGTACTTCTCAACCACTTCTAAGTGATCAAACCCCCTGTGCTTCAGTACGTCAGGGTACTTTTGCACCAGCTCTTCAGGCGGGAGATCCGTGAGGAGGTAAGGCTTATGTCCGTTGGCATCTGGCAGCTCGACTATTCTGCCCTCTTCTTCGTCGTAGAATTTCATGACAGCCTTACCAAGCTTGCCGTCATACTCCACGTCAAGCAAGTACAGTGCCTTTGCCCTCTGCGAGCTCACAGGGGGATTAAGTCTCGACCGGGAGATAAGACTGTCGTTACCTGCTCCGCACCACCTGCTCCCCCCTTCCCTTCATAGGCTTTCGTCTCTAAGGTCGCCCTCGCTCTCCCTGGTTTTGGCTGTGGAGCGAGTGTCGTGGGGTCGACTGCCTTGAGAGCGGCTTGCTCGCCCGCTTTACGGCGCTCCGGCGATGGGGCGCTGATCGATGGGGTCGCACCTTAATCGCACGGGTGGCTTCCTAGCTCTGCTGGAAAGCTGCGAAAAGGAGCTTTAAGTGAACGTGCAGCTAAGCGCACTGGTTGAGGCGTTGAGGGCTTTCAAAATGGTCAGCCTGAGGTCAGGCGGCGTGGCCTTCGCGCTGATTGGAGAGGGGCAACGTGGTGGTAGTCCGGCTGAGAGCGGGTCGTATGAAGGCCCACATAACTGTAGTCGTTGAGCGACTGAGAATTAAGTGTTTTTTCCCTTTTCCCTCCCCTTCTCCACCCGCGCAGACTCTGCAGCGGGCTTTTCCTCTCCATCCCCACACTGATCTCCAGAGCGTCCGAGCCCACGATCGAAAGATAGTAGGGAAATAGATGAATTTATGAACGAGATGATCGCTGGGGAAGGATCGTGCAGGAAGGGCGGGTTCAAATCAACGGTTGGGTTAATTCTGTAAGAACTCTGGGTGGAATAGCTTTCTTAGAGGTGATTGATGGAGTCGACCTGCAGCTTTACACCGTTGTCGTTAAGCGTGATGAAAACCCGGAAGCTTGGAAAGCAGTAGCGAAGATTAAAGTCGGTACAGCTATTAGTGTGATAGGTGACGTACCAGCGGCGCAAATCAGCAAGAGAGGCATCGAAGTGCGGGCTCACGAGCTCAGGATCGTCGCTGAGCCGCAAGACCTTCTCCCACTCGATCCAACCGGTAAAACACCTGCTCTGCTCGATACTCTCATTGAGCACCGCTACGTAGCGCTGCGGATTCCCCGGCAGCGCGCGCTTTTCAGGGTTAGGGCTATGGTAATTAGGGCTGTACGCGAGTTTCTGGAAGGTCTAGGGTTCCTCGAGGTGCATACCCCCAAGATTTGCGGAGCGGGTGCAGAGGGCGGAGCTACTCTATTCAGGATTGACTACTTCGGTGGAACTGCGTACCTGGCTCAAAGCCCCCAGCTATACAAGCAGATGCTCATGTGCGGGTGCTCCCGAGTGTTCGAGATAACGCCCTACTTCAGAGCCGAACCTTTTAGCACTAGTAGGCATCTTAACGAGAGCTGGGGGATCGACGTCGAAATGGCGTTCATAAGGGGGCCTGAAGACGTCATGACACTTTTGGAGAAGCTCGTCATCCACGTTTTTGAATACCTTCAAACGAATGCCACTCGAGAGCTTCGAGAACTGGGCGTAGAACTGAGGGCTCCTCGTTCACCCTTCAAGCGATTAACGTACGATGAAGCACTTGAGATTCTGAAGGCTAGAGGGTTCCATGTAGAGTGGGGGCAGGACTTTGGAAGCGACGAAGAGAGAGTGATCGGCCAAGCAATGGTTGAGGAGGGGTATGACGCATACTTCATCGTGGAGTATCCTTGGCAGGCCAAGCCCTTCTATATAATGCGTAGGGGGGATGTAAGCGCCTCATTTGATCTCGATTACAGAGGGTTGGAATTAGCTTCTGGTGGACAGAGGGAGCACGACTATGATAAACTTGTTCAGAACATGTTGGAAAAGGGATTGAATCCAAGCGATTTTGACTTCTACCTTAAGGCATTTAAGTATGGGATGCCCCCTCACGGCGGTTTCGGAATGGGTCTAGATAGACTAGTCATGGTTATAACCGGCTCTCAGAACATTAGAGAAGTGGTGCTTTTCCCGCGTGACCGGCACAGACTCGTACCTTAACGTTAGCTTAAACTGGGATCACTTTCATACGGCTAACGGGATGATACTAGGTAGAGATGAGCTGCTGAAGTTGATACTGGAATCACAGCCCCCACTTATCGAAGGTTGGGTGGATCTGAACGTTCAGCTTCAACCGGCAGGTTTTGACCTAACTTTAAAGGAAGTGCGAAGGTTTAAGGGCGTGGGTCATATAGATTTTGACAACAGAGGAAGGGTTCTTCCCGACACTGAACCTATACCCTTCGAACCTGATGGTCGCGTTCACCTGAGCAAGGGTGCATATGTTCTGGTGTTTAATGAAATTGTGAATTTACCGTTGGGTATCGCTGCGATAGCTAAACCCCGATCCAGCTTGATCAGATGTGGTGCTAGCGTTGAAACTGCGGTTTGGGATCCCGGTTATAGGGGGCGTAGTCGCGCGTTGCTCGTTGTCTATAATGACTCAGGCATAGTGCTGGAGCGCAACGCTAGAGTAGTCCAACTAATGTTTATACGTGTCCAAGGAGCATCTGTTGGTTACGGAGGGGCATATCAGGGCGAAAGCTGATGGAAAGAGCCGCTCAAAAGCTCCTCAGTGAAAGGCGTCTGCTTAGGGTGCGCATTGAAGAACTCGGAGTAACTTTACACCTCGCTTACGGAACAAAGTTAGATAGATTATACTTGTTGCTGCCTCCCATTTTTTGCAGCTGCTCTAGCTTCTTCTTTAACGTGTTTACCAGGAGATTGAGCGAGCGTTGCGTACACCTTGCAGCTTATGAAATTGCCGGTTCCTCAGTTCCCGAAGTACACGTAAGCTTCGAGCACTTTAAAAACAGTTATTACCCTCTCATAATTAAAGGCTTGCTATCCTAAGCCTCTTCCGCCTCTACGGCTATCTCTGCTCTCGTTTCGATCCTTTCAACCCTACCGTCCCTGAGGTAAACGATCCTGTCACTGACATCGATCATCTTGAGGTCGTGGGTGGCCGTTACGATCGTAACCCCTCTCTCCTTATTCAACTGTCTCAACAGATTTATGATTTCCAGGCCGGTCTGCAGGTCGAGGTTGCCGGTGGGCTCGTCGGCGAGGATGATTGCGGGGTCGTTGGCGAGGGCTCTAGCGATTGCAACCCTCTGCTGCTGACCACCACTCAACTCCGTCGGCCGGTGGTAAAGCCGATCCCCAAGCCCAACGCGCTCAAGCAGCTCTCTAGCCTTCCGGATCCTCTCCTCTCTCCTAACTCCGGCGAAGATCATGGGCAGCATCACGTTCTCCATCGCGGTTAAAACCGGGATAAGGTTGAAAGTCTGGAAGATGTAACCGATTTTTCTCGCCCTGAGCCAGGCGAGCTCGTACGCGTCGAGCTTGCTGATGTCCACCTCATCTATGTAAACCCTCCCTCGTGTAGGTCGATCAAGCCCCCCTATCATGTTGAAAAGGGTGGTTTTACCGGCTCCCGAGGGGCCCATGATGGACACATACTCTCCTCTCCTTATTTTTAAGTTAACACCGTCCAAGGCTTTGACAATGTAAGGTCCCATTTTGTAGTACTTTGCTAGATCTTCAGTCTCAACCGTGTACTCGTACCTGAGCGCCATCCCTCTTCACCCCGATACATGATACGGGGGGTATATTACGTTTTCTAGATCTCGTAGCGTAGGGCTTCAGCGGGGCTGAGCCGCGCAGCATAGTACGCCGGGTAAAGGGTAGCAATTAAGCTGAGGAGCATAGCGATACCGACCCCGAGTACAAGCATTGCTACGGCGACCGGCAGCACGTTAGCAAGCGGTATAGTGGGATTCGTGTGCACCATAGCACTGACCGCGTTTGAAATACCTACTGCTGGGTTAACGGCCGCGTACACTAGAGCTGCTATAAGCCCGACCGCGTAGCCGGCTAATCCTCCAATTCCGCCCACCAGTAAAGCCTCCAGAAGGAATAGCTCGAGGATGTGACGATCCAAAGCCCCGAGGCACTTGTACGTGCCTATCTCCTTGTACCTTTCTGCCACCGCTATCAGCATGCTGTTAGTTATGCCTACGCCGCATACGAGGAGAGAGATGAAGAGGAGCCAGTACATGTATGGTTGAATGCCAGCTCCGCCGGCCAGCGCTTGGAACGAAGCCATCATCATGAGGGAGACAAAGAAGGCTATACCTAATGTTACGGAGGCAGTCGTTATCGCAACTCTGGTAAAGCGCCGCCGTACGTTCTCCAGGGAGATGCGGAACGCCTCTGAAACCGGCAGCTTAATTTCCCCGATTACGACCGTTGACATTTCTCTCGCCTCTCCAGGCCGATGATCTATAAAGGTTTTGCGCCATTACAATTTTTGTCCTTGCCCTCTCATCGAGTGCGTAGTTCTCCGCTTTAAATCCGGTCGTGCGCGGGGCTCACCCTACTCAATGCCAGTTAAAACGTGTACGCAAGGGAGCAGATGCTTTAAATGCCTCGGACTTGATTTCTACCGAGCAGCAGAGTCATGCAGGACAACTACGGAAACGACGTTCTAGATGCGCGGCAAGCGGTCTCCAGGATCATAGATCATATTCTGTCGCATAAGCCTGAACTGACAAAGCTACATGTTCTCAAAATGATCGAGGAGAGGATAAAGGAGCTGGAGGGGTTGATCGATGAGGATGCCGCAGCGTTGCTAGTAGCGCGGGAGCTGGGTGTACCACTCCCCCAATCGCCCCTACCAAGCAAAGCGAGGCTCCCCCTAAGAGATCTGATACCGGGCTTGCAGAATGTTCGAGTAATGGCGCGCGTACTGAAGGTGTTTGACTGGAGGTTCCCTGACGGTAGGATGATGGTAAAAATCACTGTAGCCGATGAAACCGCCTGCGTAGACTGTGTGGCGTGGGGCGAGACCGCGGAACGAATAGCCAGAGAGGTGAAGCCCGGGGATTGTATCCTGATAAATCGGGCAGCTGTCGTTAAGTACAAAGGACGTGTGGAAGTGAAGATCGGGGAAGGCAGCACTGTCGAAAGAATCGAGGATCCTACAATCCCCTCTTTTGACGAGCTAGTCGGGGCTCACAACATCGACATCCTCAAACTGCTAGTCCATGAAGTAGTAGTCGGCAAAAACGGCTTAGCGGTGTACGGGGTCAGTAACGGAGCCCCCGTCTGCGTACTAATCCCCTCTCCTTCAGCCCCACAGATCCAGCGTGGCGACACGGTGCTGATTCAAGAGCCTAGGAAGCTAACGGGGGGTCTTGCGAGATATAAACTAACGCGTACATCAAGGGTTTTTGTTACTGGAAACACGAATGTCGACACAATAGGCTTCAAACAGGTGGATTTGGATATTGATGAAGAGCTGCCCGTTAATGTTTTCGCCGTAAGAGGTCGTTACGCAGCAGTAATTCCTTCATCGTATAATAAGCTCACCCTAATTCTGTGTGGTCAACATCACAGTACAAGCATTCTAACGTACGATGAAAACCTTGTGAACGAACTAAGACACGTTAAGCCAGCTACCCTGCTGGAGCTTAAAGGCGTTTATTACACTCCGCGGGGCCTAAGGTTAAATCCCTTCTACCACCTACGCATATTGGAGCAACAGCACTCTCCCAAAGCGCTCGTGGACAACCTATCGTCCACCGGCTGCTACGTAAGGACCGAAGCCACCGTTCTGTCCGTCTCTTTCAAGCACAAGATTCTGAAGGACGGGAGCCTAGTGATAGGGGCAGTCATCAACGTTGATGACGGTACAGGATATGCGCGCGCGGTGGTTAGCGACATGGATCATGTGGAGGAGCTGCTAGGAGCTGGCTGGGATGACATCAGGGAGCAGGCTATCCTGGGCGTGCTACCGAAGCTGCTAGCCTACATTCAAGAGGAGATAAGAGGATCCGATGTGGAGCTAGAGGGCTACTTGAGTGGTGACCGCATACTCGCGGTCACCGATCTTAGGCTGAAGGCTGGCGGGCCATCACAGGAGCCATGGGGAAGGCAAACATTTTAAGACGGAGCAGTGCATCGCTGTGCGATGGGTAGGAGGAAGAGCAGAAAAAGGATCAAGCTACGACCCCGTCGCACGTTACCGAAAGTGTTTCAATGCCCCCGTTGCGGCTCGGTAAGCGTGAGTGTGGTTACAGACAAGAGCGGTGGACTAGTGCAAGTTAGATGCGTCACTTGCGGGCTTTCAGCTGACTTCGAGTATCGCGAGTTCTACCAGCCGGTAGACTACTACGCGAAATTCCTCGATGCGTATGAAAGTTCTCTGGTGAGCGAGCATGGGTAAGGTTGAGAAGTACATCCTTGATGCAATTAACGAGCGTGGAGCAATCCACATGGTCCTGATAGATCCCGCACGGATGGGAGGTGAGCAAGCCAAGGAGGTAGCGAAGGCTGCAGCGAGCGCGGGCTCTGCAGCAGTAATGGTGGGTGGGAGCGTCGGGGTGTCTGAGCACATGGTTGACGAGGTCGTCCTTTCCGTCAAAGAAGTATGCGATCTCCCAGTAATACTCTTCCCCGGCTCGCCCACCAACCTAAGTAGGTTCGCTGACGCAGTGTGGTTCATTTCCGTTCTCAACTCCATGAACCCGTAC
Above is a genomic segment from Thermofilaceae archaeon containing:
- a CDS encoding DNA-directed DNA polymerase I — encoded protein: MSRSRLNPPVSSQRAKALYLLDVEYDGKLGKAVMKFYDEEEGRIVELPDANGHKPYLLTDLPPEELVQKYPDVLKHRGFDHLEVVEKYDPLQDRTVLMTKVVARDPLSIGGTRGALRELLKDHAWEARIRYHHCYAYDMGLIPGMPYVLSGEGVKAVEVEIPESIVAELRKLYGNDEEQLRRALEWAKLFQAPVPHIKRVSLDIEVYSPEPNRVPRPNEAPYPVIAVSLCASDGYKRTLLLVRPDLGDPIPLENVEYFNSERELLRRTFEILRKYPVVLTFNGDAFDLPYLRVRALKLGFSEEEIPVKWERGADRARLKGSLHIDLYKFFTNKSMKTYAFGGKYREGRSLDEISEALLGVGKVKPDKPIPSLSYTELAKYSLRDAELTYALTSFNDDLVLKLMVLMIRISKLGVEDLTRHNISTWIRSLLHYEHRRRGYLIPNEEDIRKYKGYTDTRAVIKGKKYLGAVVIDPPKGIFFNVTVVDFASLYPSVIKRWNLSYETVRCPHEDCKSNTIPGLSHWVCTKRKGIMSEIVGFLRDFRVHIYKRLAKTEEDPVRKRHYDVVQSALKVFINASYGVFGAETFPLYCPPVAEATTALGRYLMVQTLRKALELGLPVLYGDTDSLFLWNPQSSKLEELINWVRELQVDLDVDKRYVWVAFSGRKKNYVGILDNGLVDAKGIVGKKRNTPELIKSFVMQVIDLLGTANDLQQLDNAIEELKKFTYEYYMKLKRKEVALNDLVFKVALTKPLASYVKTTPQHVKAARQLQRVGMKVEVGDIIFFVKVRGSEGVKAVQLARIDEIDPDKYIEHLRTALEQVLEALGTSFDEIITGTQLL
- the aspS gene encoding aspartate--tRNA(Asn) ligase, yielding MQEGRVQINGWVNSVRTLGGIAFLEVIDGVDLQLYTVVVKRDENPEAWKAVAKIKVGTAISVIGDVPAAQISKRGIEVRAHELRIVAEPQDLLPLDPTGKTPALLDTLIEHRYVALRIPRQRALFRVRAMVIRAVREFLEGLGFLEVHTPKICGAGAEGGATLFRIDYFGGTAYLAQSPQLYKQMLMCGCSRVFEITPYFRAEPFSTSRHLNESWGIDVEMAFIRGPEDVMTLLEKLVIHVFEYLQTNATRELRELGVELRAPRSPFKRLTYDEALEILKARGFHVEWGQDFGSDEERVIGQAMVEEGYDAYFIVEYPWQAKPFYIMRRGDVSASFDLDYRGLELASGGQREHDYDKLVQNMLEKGLNPSDFDFYLKAFKYGMPPHGGFGMGLDRLVMVITGSQNIREVVLFPRDRHRLVP
- a CDS encoding deoxyuridine 5'-triphosphate nucleotidohydrolase, with amino-acid sequence MILGRDELLKLILESQPPLIEGWVDLNVQLQPAGFDLTLKEVRRFKGVGHIDFDNRGRVLPDTEPIPFEPDGRVHLSKGAYVLVFNEIVNLPLGIAAIAKPRSSLIRCGASVETAVWDPGYRGRSRALLVVYNDSGIVLERNARVVQLMFIRVQGASVGYGGAYQGES
- a CDS encoding ABC transporter ATP-binding protein, coding for MALRYEYTVETEDLAKYYKMGPYIVKALDGVNLKIRRGEYVSIMGPSGAGKTTLFNMIGGLDRPTRGRVYIDEVDISKLDAYELAWLRARKIGYIFQTFNLIPVLTAMENVMLPMIFAGVRREERIRKARELLERVGLGDRLYHRPTELSGGQQQRVAIARALANDPAIILADEPTGNLDLQTGLEIINLLRQLNKERGVTIVTATHDLKMIDVSDRIVYLRDGRVERIETRAEIAVEAEEA
- a CDS encoding FtsX-like permease family protein — encoded protein: MSTVVIGEIKLPVSEAFRISLENVRRRFTRVAITTASVTLGIAFFVSLMMMASFQALAGGAGIQPYMYWLLFISLLVCGVGITNSMLIAVAERYKEIGTYKCLGALDRHILELFLLEALLVGGIGGLAGYAVGLIAALVYAAVNPAVGISNAVSAMVHTNPTIPLANVLPVAVAMLVLGVGIAMLLSLIATLYPAYYAARLSPAEALRYEI
- a CDS encoding DUF2240 family protein translates to MQDNYGNDVLDARQAVSRIIDHILSHKPELTKLHVLKMIEERIKELEGLIDEDAAALLVARELGVPLPQSPLPSKARLPLRDLIPGLQNVRVMARVLKVFDWRFPDGRMMVKITVADETACVDCVAWGETAERIAREVKPGDCILINRAAVVKYKGRVEVKIGEGSTVERIEDPTIPSFDELVGAHNIDILKLLVHEVVVGKNGLAVYGVSNGAPVCVLIPSPSAPQIQRGDTVLIQEPRKLTGGLARYKLTRTSRVFVTGNTNVDTIGFKQVDLDIDEELPVNVFAVRGRYAAVIPSSYNKLTLILCGQHHSTSILTYDENLVNELRHVKPATLLELKGVYYTPRGLRLNPFYHLRILEQQHSPKALVDNLSSTGCYVRTEATVLSVSFKHKILKDGSLVIGAVINVDDGTGYARAVVSDMDHVEELLGAGWDDIREQAILGVLPKLLAYIQEEIRGSDVELEGYLSGDRILAVTDLRLKAGGPSQEPWGRQTF